One window from the genome of Deltaproteobacteria bacterium encodes:
- a CDS encoding Hpt domain-containing protein codes for MQKPAVDLNKALEMVDGDKEFLKELVELFKKDCSEKLEEISSAIQKKDFKTIDEVAHSLKGASGNLGLMRIYELSFEIEKMGKETKSEGIEEIYEQLKEEFNNFKEFISQPGWEKG; via the coding sequence ATGCAAAAACCAGCAGTTGACTTAAATAAAGCATTAGAGATGGTAGATGGAGATAAGGAGTTTTTAAAGGAATTGGTGGAACTATTTAAGAAAGATTGTAGTGAAAAATTGGAAGAGATTTCTTCTGCCATACAGAAAAAGGATTTTAAAACTATTGATGAGGTTGCCCATAGTTTGAAGGGAGCATCTGGTAATTTAGGTTTAATGAGGATTTATGAACTATCATTTGAGATAGAAAAGATGGGGAAAGAGACTAAATCGGAAGGTATAGAAGAGATTTACGAACAGCTGAAAGAGGAATTCAATAACTTTAAAGAGTTTATATCACAACCAGGATGGGAGAAAGGGTGA
- a CDS encoding response regulator — protein MSKKMSGWRNPHLWYITVIMIVLAVFYYLPNIITLMGGEVPNWVILNMPHDLHRSLFSIPVLYAAYKFRIKGVIVIVSISMLIFLPRALFISPYSYALLRPIIFIIGLWFSGFFFAIALNNITERKKAEEILRESEEKFRTISTSARDAIIMMDNEGNISYWNEAAERIFGYTKEESIGKYLHKFIVPERFYETYSKGFKRFQITGEGAALGKTLELTAFRKDGAEFPVELSLSAVKLKGKWNAVGILRDITERKKAEKELEKAKKAAEEANQAKSQFLASMSHEIRTPMNAIVGMSELLSGTSLYDEQKEYVEMIKISADNLLGIINDILDLSKIESGRLEIEETEFDLRDVIEVTTISLATQASKKGLELLCHINPEIPAYIISDPTRLRQILVNLIGNAIKFTEKGQIVVDVKTEERKNNRAILRFCVSDTGVGIPKEKQAKIFESFTQADNSTTRQYGGTGLGLTISKQLVEKMGGKIWVESEIGKGSNFYFTISCSVVEKAKEKEDVAPPEIRNLRVLIVDDNATNRLILREIVSGWNFLSTGVEDGFSALKQLKNNSYQLILLDKSMPGMDGFEVAKKIKQMPKYTDAPIILLSSAEEKGDRKRAKELGISDVLIKPVRRSKLYNSIVSALVKKEKAKVSETKIESALKGKPLKVLLAEDNLINQKLAVRILEKQGWKATVANNGREAVEWIEKNGFDFVLMDVQMPEMDGLEATKEIREKEKITGKHIPIVALTAHAFREDEKKCLSAGMDGYTTKPIKIQELFKIIEDILKEKL, from the coding sequence ATGAGTAAAAAGATGAGTGGATGGAGAAATCCCCATCTATGGTATATCACCGTCATTATGATAGTCCTTGCGGTATTTTACTATCTTCCCAACATAATAACTCTTATGGGTGGGGAGGTTCCGAACTGGGTTATTCTTAATATGCCCCATGATTTGCACAGGAGTTTGTTTTCTATACCCGTATTATATGCAGCTTATAAATTCAGAATAAAAGGCGTAATAGTGATTGTTTCAATTTCAATGCTGATCTTTCTCCCCCGGGCCTTGTTTATATCTCCTTATTCTTACGCTTTGCTTAGACCTATAATTTTTATTATTGGTCTTTGGTTCTCGGGTTTTTTCTTTGCTATAGCATTAAACAACATTACCGAGCGGAAAAAGGCGGAGGAAATACTACGGGAGAGTGAAGAGAAATTCCGAACTATAAGCACTTCTGCTCGGGATGCCATCATTATGATGGATAATGAAGGAAATATTTCATATTGGAACGAGGCTGCGGAAAGGATATTTGGCTATACGAAAGAGGAATCTATAGGAAAATATTTGCATAAGTTTATCGTTCCTGAAAGGTTTTATGAAACTTATTCAAAAGGATTTAAAAGATTTCAGATTACAGGAGAAGGCGCGGCTCTTGGAAAAACTCTGGAATTGACTGCATTTAGAAAAGATGGAGCAGAATTTCCTGTAGAGCTTTCTCTTTCTGCAGTAAAATTAAAAGGTAAATGGAATGCGGTAGGAATATTAAGAGACATTACCGAGCGGAAAAAGGCGGAGAAAGAATTAGAAAAAGCTAAAAAAGCAGCAGAAGAAGCTAACCAGGCAAAGAGTCAGTTTCTTGCCAGTATGAGTCATGAAATTAGAACACCTATGAATGCTATAGTAGGCATGTCCGAGCTTCTCTCCGGCACTTCACTTTACGATGAGCAAAAAGAATATGTGGAGATGATAAAAATTTCAGCAGACAATTTGTTGGGTATTATAAATGATATTTTGGATTTGTCTAAGATTGAATCCGGACGGCTTGAAATTGAAGAAACAGAATTTGATTTGAGAGATGTTATAGAGGTAACAACTATCAGTTTGGCAACCCAGGCATCTAAAAAAGGACTTGAGCTTTTATGTCATATAAATCCAGAAATACCAGCATACATTATCAGTGATCCTACAAGACTGCGTCAAATCCTGGTTAATCTTATCGGCAACGCCATAAAATTTACAGAAAAAGGTCAAATTGTGGTTGATGTAAAAACAGAAGAGAGAAAAAATAACAGAGCAATTTTAAGGTTTTGTGTTTCTGATACAGGGGTTGGTATTCCTAAAGAAAAACAGGCAAAAATATTTGAGAGTTTTACCCAGGCCGATAATTCTACCACCAGACAATATGGAGGCACAGGATTGGGGCTTACTATTTCAAAACAATTAGTAGAGAAGATGGGGGGTAAAATCTGGGTAGAAAGTGAGATAGGGAAAGGAAGTAATTTTTATTTTACTATTTCTTGTTCTGTAGTTGAAAAAGCAAAGGAAAAAGAGGATGTTGCCCCACCAGAGATAAGAAATCTCAGGGTTTTAATTGTAGATGATAATGCTACAAATCGTCTAATTTTGAGGGAGATAGTCTCAGGCTGGAATTTTTTATCAACAGGGGTAGAAGATGGTTTTTCTGCCTTAAAACAATTAAAAAATAATTCTTATCAGTTGATTTTGTTGGATAAGAGTATGCCGGGCATGGATGGATTTGAGGTAGCAAAAAAGATAAAGCAGATGCCGAAATATACTGATGCGCCTATTATTCTTTTGAGTTCAGCCGAAGAGAAAGGTGATAGAAAAAGGGCTAAAGAATTGGGAATTTCGGATGTCTTAATAAAACCCGTGAGACGCTCCAAACTTTATAACAGCATTGTAAGTGCTTTAGTAAAAAAAGAAAAAGCAAAAGTGTCGGAGACAAAAATTGAGTCTGCACTTAAAGGTAAGCCCTTAAAGGTTTTGTTAGCAGAAGATAATTTAATCAATCAGAAATTGGCAGTGAGGATTTTAGAAAAGCAGGGCTGGAAGGCAACAGTTGCAAACAATGGTAGAGAGGCGGTAGAATGGATAGAGAAAAACGGGTTTGATTTTGTGCTTATGGATGTCCAGATGCCAGAGATGGATGGGTTAGAAGCCACTAAAGAAATAAGAGAAAAAGAAAAAATAACAGGTAAACATATTCCCATTGTTGCCCTTACCGCTCATGCTTTCAGGGAAGATGAAAAAAAATGTCTTTCCGCGGGGATGGATGGATATACAACAAAACCTATTAAGATTCAAGAATTGTTTAAAATAATAGAAGATATTCTAAAGGAAAAACTGTAA
- a CDS encoding type II toxin-antitoxin system PemK/MazF family toxin has protein sequence MLLHISSIDKKRIIGSYGRLSQDTMEEIDDALKIAVGLYK, from the coding sequence TTGCTCTTGCATATAAGCTCTATTGATAAAAAAAGAATAATCGGAAGTTATGGAAGATTGTCACAAGATACGATGGAAGAAATAGATGATGCTTTAAAAATAGCAGTAGGTTTATATAAATGA
- a CDS encoding lytic transglycosylase domain-containing protein, giving the protein MKILIFILFVFLFFIQAKPSFCDIYYYVDESGISHFTDYSVSKKSKLIIKSRKKKSHVSGKYSNYISQAAKRFNLNPHLIRAVIKVESDFCPKAVSKHGALGLMQIMPKTAKELSLKNPFCPKENIMAGTRYLKQMLDLFNGDLKLALAAYNAGPDKVISDNNQISGETRRYVEKVLNYLNRYNKKSKIAYGKQNL; this is encoded by the coding sequence ATGAAAATTTTGATATTCATTTTATTTGTTTTTCTATTTTTTATTCAGGCTAAACCATCTTTTTGTGATATATATTATTATGTAGATGAAAGTGGAATATCTCATTTCACAGATTATTCTGTAAGCAAAAAAAGCAAACTAATCATAAAGAGCAGAAAGAAAAAATCCCATGTTTCAGGGAAATATAGCAACTATATATCCCAGGCTGCTAAAAGGTTCAATTTAAACCCTCATTTAATAAGAGCGGTGATTAAGGTAGAATCCGACTTTTGTCCAAAAGCTGTATCCAAACATGGTGCACTGGGACTCATGCAGATTATGCCAAAAACAGCTAAAGAATTAAGTCTCAAAAACCCATTTTGTCCAAAAGAAAATATCATGGCAGGAACAAGATATTTGAAACAAATGTTAGATTTATTTAACGGAGATTTAAAATTAGCTCTGGCTGCATATAATGCTGGTCCAGACAAGGTTATATCTGATAACAATCAAATTTCTGGAGAGACACGCCGTTATGTAGAAAAGGTTTTAAATTATCTGAACCGATATAACAAAAAAAGCAAGATTGCCTATGGAAAACAAAACCTTTAA
- a CDS encoding TatD family hydrolase — MKIIDTHCHLDDEEFNEDLPSVLQRAKEAGIIYILTAATEPQFFQKVVNIAQNYEQVYFFIGVHPHDAKKAKEKTFLEVEKLLHHPKCIGIGEVGLDYHYNLSSPDIQKKVLKRLADIAYDYKKPLSVHVRESENDIIEILGRKDYKIILHSYNGSKYLLDWAKERDCYFSISGMITFKNAKDLRESVIKIPLDKLFVETDAPYLAPVPMRGKRNEPAFTRYTLKALSDVLDIGEEELSRTIYNNTVSLFELP; from the coding sequence ATGAAGAGTTTAATGAGGATTTGCCTTCTGTCTTACAGAGAGCAAAAGAAGCAGGGATAATCTATATACTTACCGCTGCCACGGAACCGCAGTTTTTTCAGAAGGTCGTAAATATAGCTCAAAACTACGAACAAGTATATTTCTTTATAGGTGTTCATCCTCATGATGCAAAGAAGGCAAAGGAAAAAACATTCTTAGAGGTAGAAAAACTGCTTCATCATCCTAAATGCATAGGCATAGGAGAGGTAGGATTAGATTATCATTACAACCTTTCATCTCCTGATATACAAAAAAAAGTACTTAAAAGATTGGCGGATATTGCCTATGATTACAAAAAACCATTGTCCGTTCATGTAAGAGAGTCAGAAAATGACATAATAGAAATATTGGGTAGAAAAGACTACAAAATCATTTTACATTCTTATAACGGCAGCAAATATCTTTTAGATTGGGCAAAGGAAAGGGATTGTTACTTTTCTATCTCGGGAATGATTACATTTAAAAATGCCAAAGATTTGCGTGAAAGTGTAATAAAAATACCATTGGACAAACTCTTTGTAGAAACAGATGCACCTTATCTTGCACCAGTGCCCATGAGGGGCAAGAGAAATGAACCAGCATTCACAAGGTATACATTGAAGGCATTGAGCGATGTTCTTGATATAGGTGAAGAAGAGTTGTCCAGAACCATTTACAACAACACCGTTTCACTATTTGAATTGCCTTAA